Within Candidatus Bathyarchaeota archaeon, the genomic segment ATATTTTTGTCCTGCATATGCACCTGAAGTGATGTATGTTGATAAGGCAATCACTTGTGTGTTCACTGTGTCACCGCCGACGTTTGTGATTCTTAATTCGTTTTCACCAAGAGAAGCGGTTCCCTGAAGTTGCAGTTGCAGTGGTTTCTGTGCTATCGTTGCTTGAGGTACTGTTGAGGCAAGAGCCACGCCGAGAATGACAACGAGTGCGACGAGTAATGCTGTTGCAACTATTGTTGATACACCTTTATTATTTCTAAGTATGCGTTTCATGTTTATCACCCTACTATCACGTCTCCTTGCCAAAGTATCTGACCGTTTCCAGTTGAAACAATAGCCACCTTTACGACATCACCAGATTTAAGAGAACTCCAGTTGGAGATAACACTGTTAATATCATCTGTTGGGTTTGCAAGATAAGATGTTCCTATTGCTCTAGCAGTAAGCCCTGGACTCAAAGAGTATTCACCGAAGTTTAGCGCTGGATTAGAAGAGGGGTTACCAGTAGCTATATCCCACAGCCATGGAGAACAATACTCAGCTACATGCAGAATTATTCCTTGACCATTATCTAAGCCAATAGAGGCATCCCAGACGGATATTGCTGTGCTTACGATCTTGCCTGTGCTTGTTGATGTCACATTGATTAGCTTATATGTGCTGCCTCCAGTGAGTTCTGGCAAAAGGTATTCGACGTAAACTTCTGGATGCCCAAATACATCATAGAGAACTGGTGTTGTTCTTCCTGTTGGTACTGCGTCAACCCATGTGGTTCCATCTGTGGTCGCCTGGATAGGCAGAGCTTGCCCTGTTTCCTGATTATTTACTGCAAGCCAAACGTGTGCTACTGCTGGATCGGAATCGGCAGGATAGGGTACATCTGGGTCTGCCTTAGGAGCGGCAAAGAACTTAGCTCTATCAGCATCAGATTTGATTTTCATGTCTTGTGGAAAACTAGATTCCAGATAGAATGTGTTGTTTTCTCCCGGTGTGATTGTTGTTGTTACGCCCTGTGCAGTGAACGTTAGTTTGAGGTTGGCGGTGTCAACTGGGTCTCCGCTGAGTTGCCTGATTCTCATATCACCATAGAAAAACGAGCCAGCAGCTTTAGAGATAGTTACGTCAAATGTTGCTGAAATTGGTTTTTGGCTTGATGTTGTTGGGGTAGTGGTTGAAACTGCGTATCCGACTGCTGCTACGAGTGCGATTGTGATTGCTAGCAGTAGTGCTACTGCGATTGCAGGTATTAGTGCTTTTTTGCTGTTTCTAAATGTGTTTTTTAGTTTCATTTTTTCTTCTCCTCATTTGTGTACGCTGTTTCTTTTTTACAGCGTGTTGGTTGGATTATCCACCCTTTCTAGTATTTAACCTTTGGTTCAACAAATGTTAACCCAGGTTTAATAAACAAAAGTTGACACCGCAAGCAACCCACACTTAAAAGCGCCAAGTCTCCAGACACAAAACTAAACATCTGCAATAAACTCTGCCTTCAAAACAGCCGCAAACTCTTTTCTGGATAATCACTTTTTCTTTACGGGTTTCACGATAAGTTCTGTGGGGAACATCAGGTCTTTTATTCGGTTGCTACTAGAAAGCATGGGTGTAATCTGAGGCTTGTTTAGAAGTGAGCTGGTCACTTGGGCTTTGATGTCATAAACGGCTTCGATGTTGTTTTCCGTTAAAACTACTTCAGGAGAGCCAGCCGCAAATATTTTACCGTGTTTTAGCATAATCATTTTGTCACAGAAACGACTTGCTAAATTCAAGTCATGCATCGACACTATGACAGAACAATGCTCAGTTTGAGCCAGTTCTTGAAGTATGCAAAGAATCTCCAGTTGATACTTTATATCAAGTGAACTAGTCGGTTCATCAAGCAGTATAAGTTGAGGTTGCTGAGCCAGTGCTCTTGCAATAACCACTTTCTGCTGTTCGCCACCACTTAGTTCGGTGAAATGCCGCATAGCCAAATTGCCTATACCCAGAAAATCCAAAATAAGCCCCACTATTTCGTTGTCTTTCTCGCTAAGACGCCAGTTAATGTAGGGTCTTCGCCCCATCAGCACGATATCAAAAACTGTGAAGGGAAAAGTGCTGTTTGAGCTTTGAGGAACATACCCCACTATTTTGGACATTTCTTTGAGCTTTATTTTGCTGATGCACCTTTCATCAAGCAACACCGTGTTGTGCTTGGTTTTCAGGATGCCATTTAAGCATTTTAAAAGAGTGCTTTTCCCAGAACCGTTTGGTCCAACAAGACTCAGCATTTCACCCTGTCCAATAGTAAAATTAACCTCGTTCAGAATAGAAATTGATCCGTAATTGAAAGATAAACCGTCAACTGTTAACTTCAACCCCAACTTCGCCTCCGTCTATTAAGCAACATGTAAATGAAAAAGGGCACACCAAGCAGTGAAGTAATAATTCCAACGGGAATCTCTGTGGGTGCAATAATTAACCGTGCAATGGTGTCAGAAGACAAAAGCAAAAGGCTGCCCACGAGTACACTGCAAGGTATCAAAAATCGATGGTCACTTCCAATTAGCATACGCGAGAGATGGGGTGAAATCAGGCAGATGAAACCGATTACCCCTGTGAACGCAACGATACTAGCCGTTGCCAAAGTAGCCAGCACCATACATATCGAGAGCACATGTTTTGAATTAACGCCGATACTTTTTGCAACTTCCTCACCTAAACTTAGGACGTTCATGTCCCAAGACATTTTCGTCATAAGAATTGCTGTAATCACAACAATGGGAAAAACCAAAGCGATGTTTTCCCAGCTTGCAGCAGTTAACCCGCCCATAAGCCAGAACACCACAGCTCGTAACGCCTCAGGCTCAGGTGACATATACTGAATAAGGGATAACAGAGCAGAAAAAAGGTAGCTCACAGCAACACCTGCCAAAATTACCGTTTCACTAGTCATAAACCGCAACCTAGCGATACCGTACACGATAACCATTGCCAGTATGCCAAAGATGAAAGCATTTGCGACCACTATGTAGCTGCCGGCAGTAGTAAAAATGCTCACTCCAAAAACAAGAGCCAACGCAGCACCAAACCCTGCAGCAGCAGAAACACCTAAGATGTATGATGAAACAAGCGGGTTACGAAGTACACCCTGCAATGTAGCGCCAGATGCAGCAAGTCCAGCGCCGGCGATGATACCCATTATGATGCGGGGTAATCGGATTTCTAAAACGATTGCCTGAGTTGTTTCGGGTCCAGGATTAATATTAAGGAAGGGAAAAGCTTTGGAAGCAAGAACAGTCATTGCTTCCAGAATTCTAGGAGACCCCGCGCCTAAACTAATAGCAGCAATGACCGCTATTATAAGAGCTATAAAAACGAGGAGAAGAGCAAGGACTTTTTTTGCTCTTGATTTAGTGTAGGATTTTTTTATTTCAGCAGCGCTCATGGATAAGCGTAGACTCCGTGTGGTGTTGTTCCATAGAAGGTCTGCATGTAATCAGCGTAGACAGCAGCAGGATTAATGTCTGAAAACAGGTCTGGATGGAACCATGTGGCATAGTACAATAACCCAATTACTTCATGTGCAACAATTATTGTGTCTCTAACGACGTAGACTTTGCCGTTTTGAACAGCAGGCACCTGATTTAACCCAGCTCTATTCATCATTTCGTTTTGCAAATACTCAAATGCATCTGGGTCAGAGCCATCCAAGTAAGTTGCCATACGAATTATGATGTCTGGTTTGCGTTCAATTACATATTCTGCATTCACGATAGGCATAGCAACATTTTTATCTTTAACCAAGTTTATCGCACCAGTTTCCACCAGGAGGTCATGGAAAGAGTTTCCTGGACCTGCACTGTAGCCAGGTTGGTAAAATTCGAAGTACACGGTGGGTTTTTCGCTGTCGGGTATGTCTTTGGTTCGTTCTTGGACAAGATTGTAATAGCCTTCTTCATAAGCGAGAAATTCATCAGCTTTTTCCTGTGCACCCAACACTGTTCCTAGAAGGTCTACGAGTATTGTTCGTCTTGGCTGCACTGTTCTTTCTACGATAACTGCTATTCCAGTATCTTCAAGTGTTTGGACGTTGCCTGCACTATATAATTCACTGACAATCACCAAGTCAGGCTGCATTTCTACTATCATTTCAATGCTACCAGCGATAGTTATGTCTTCAACTGAGGGAGGAAGCCATGATAGCCCGTCATCGTCAATAAAGCCACGACCAACGATTTTATCTTGAGCGCCGATTGCGACGACGAGTTCAATGCCAGTAATTGCAACTACACGTTCAACATGAAGTGGGATGTTAACGGTTCTGTCTGTGACATCTTCATAAACGAGAATGTTAGGGTTATTACCTGTCGGAGTTGGTGAACTAGTAGTTTGAGGGTCATTACCGCTAGATGAAGCTGGATTGTTTAGTGAGTAAACGGAAAATGCAGAGATACTTATGACCGCGATTAGCACTATTGCAATGATTCCCATAGTAGTTTTATTCAACATCTCTCACCTCCCAACTCCATCAAAAAAAGATAAACCAGAATCATCAAACATAGCATCACGAACAGCGCTGGCAATAGGCGCAGCACTTAACTCATTTAATTTCAAGTATCGTCCACCCATTTCATCACACACCTGTTTAACCAACCCAAAAGTTAGAAAACTACACTCAGTATCAATGGCAAGTGATTGGATTCCTTCTGCACTAATCTCACGAGCCAAAGTTTTTGCTTCTTCCACATGATCTCCACCATAAAGATTGACATTTGCCATTCCATCTGAAACCAGCACCATCAAAGGAAGAACACTATCATCGTTCTGTACACAATCTTTGATGACGTCCAATCCAAGTTTTAAGCCATGAACCATGGGTGTACGTCCACCCGTGGGCAGCTTTGTCAAACATTTTTGTGCCAAATCCACACTGTTAGTAGGTGGAAGAACAAGTTCAGCGGTATTTTTGCGGAAAACAACCATGCCCACACGGTCACGGCGCTGGTAAGCATCAAGCAGTAGTGATAAAACTGCTCCTTTAGTTGAGACCATCCGTTCCTCAGCAGCCATTGAACCACTTGCGTCAACCACAAACATGATTAGGTTTCCAATTTTTCGTTCTCGTACTTTTTCACGCAAGTCAGATTTTTCAATTAGTAAGCCAGTTTGGTCTTGGAATTTTTTGCGTTGACACTGAAAAGGCGCTGCTGCACGCAAAGTGGCGTCAAAAGCTAAATCCGCAACTTTTCCTTTTGGAACGGTGGAGTCAATGTATCTGCCTGTTTTTGAGTTACTTAGACTTTTTGAGCGCCGCCCTGCCCCACATCGTTGAACCTCATCTAGAACAGGCGTAGAAAGGGGTTTTATTTTATATGGGGAGTCTGCTTCAAAAACTTGTTCGGGTGCTTCTTTTTCAGGTTTTTTTTCTTGGTTGCCCTTGTTGTCGTCGTTTTGGGGTTGAGGGGGAGGATTGTTC encodes:
- a CDS encoding ABC transporter substrate-binding protein, whose amino-acid sequence is MNKTTMGIIAIVLIAVISISAFSVYSLNNPASSSGNDPQTTSSPTPTGNNPNILVYEDVTDRTVNIPLHVERVVAITGIELVVAIGAQDKIVGRGFIDDDGLSWLPPSVEDITIAGSIEMIVEMQPDLVIVSELYSAGNVQTLEDTGIAVIVERTVQPRRTILVDLLGTVLGAQEKADEFLAYEEGYYNLVQERTKDIPDSEKPTVYFEFYQPGYSAGPGNSFHDLLVETGAINLVKDKNVAMPIVNAEYVIERKPDIIIRMATYLDGSDPDAFEYLQNEMMNRAGLNQVPAVQNGKVYVVRDTIIVAHEVIGLLYYATWFHPDLFSDINPAAVYADYMQTFYGTTPHGVYAYP
- a CDS encoding ABC transporter ATP-binding protein, which encodes MKLTVDGLSFNYGSISILNEVNFTIGQGEMLSLVGPNGSGKSTLLKCLNGILKTKHNTVLLDERCISKIKLKEMSKIVGYVPQSSNSTFPFTVFDIVLMGRRPYINWRLSEKDNEIVGLILDFLGIGNLAMRHFTELSGGEQQKVVIARALAQQPQLILLDEPTSSLDIKYQLEILCILQELAQTEHCSVIVSMHDLNLASRFCDKMIMLKHGKIFAAGSPEVVLTENNIEAVYDIKAQVTSSLLNKPQITPMLSSSNRIKDLMFPTELIVKPVKKK
- a CDS encoding type IV pilin encodes the protein MKRILRNNKGVSTIVATALLVALVVILGVALASTVPQATIAQKPLQLQLQGTASLGENELRITNVGGDTVNTQVIALSTYITSGAYAGQKYVVDINQNLDSENEDPYRNFYYAVKEHPHPVDSAGHGGEFGPGETLVLNLDYCFEYGFMMQQVEAGYQFIVEISMNSQPVTATTVTVSS
- a CDS encoding iron ABC transporter permease, with amino-acid sequence MSAAEIKKSYTKSRAKKVLALLLVFIALIIAVIAAISLGAGSPRILEAMTVLASKAFPFLNINPGPETTQAIVLEIRLPRIIMGIIAGAGLAASGATLQGVLRNPLVSSYILGVSAAAGFGAALALVFGVSIFTTAGSYIVVANAFIFGILAMVIVYGIARLRFMTSETVILAGVAVSYLFSALLSLIQYMSPEPEALRAVVFWLMGGLTAASWENIALVFPIVVITAILMTKMSWDMNVLSLGEEVAKSIGVNSKHVLSICMVLATLATASIVAFTGVIGFICLISPHLSRMLIGSDHRFLIPCSVLVGSLLLLSSDTIARLIIAPTEIPVGIITSLLGVPFFIYMLLNRRRRSWG
- a CDS encoding type IV pilin, encoding MKLKNTFRNSKKALIPAIAVALLLAITIALVAAVGYAVSTTTPTTSSQKPISATFDVTISKAAGSFFYGDMRIRQLSGDPVDTANLKLTFTAQGVTTTITPGENNTFYLESSFPQDMKIKSDADRAKFFAAPKADPDVPYPADSDPAVAHVWLAVNNQETGQALPIQATTDGTTWVDAVPTGRTTPVLYDVFGHPEVYVEYLLPELTGGSTYKLINVTSTSTGKIVSTAISVWDASIGLDNGQGIILHVAEYCSPWLWDIATGNPSSNPALNFGEYSLSPGLTARAIGTSYLANPTDDINSVISNWSSLKSGDVVKVAIVSTGNGQILWQGDVIVG